One region of Citrus sinensis cultivar Valencia sweet orange chromosome 6, DVS_A1.0, whole genome shotgun sequence genomic DNA includes:
- the LOC102623178 gene encoding sulfite exporter TauE/SafE family protein 4 produces MAMATRGFVFYLLSGFSVAITLSVLFLNSNVGSHSNERIFLSSSNSVTEKVWPKLEFSWRIVLATVIGFLGSACGTVGGVGGGGIFVPMLTLIVGFDTKSAAAISKCMIMGASASSVWYNLRVPHPTKDVPILDYDLALLFQPMLLLGITVGVALSVVFPYWLITVLIIILFLGTSSRSFFKGIQMWKEETDLNNELAKQNETLVNSHGELLIDAEYEPLDPREDKSDLEILRFNLSWKNILLLLAVWASFLLIQIVKNDVAPCGIWYWALFFSQFPIALGVFGYEAVKLYTEHKKRTQYICGASIEWTPMHIAFCAFCGILGGTVGGLLGSGGGFILGPLLLEIGVIPQVASATATFVMMFSSSLSVVEFYLLKRFPIPYALYLMAVSVLAGFWGQYFIRKLVAILKRASLIVFLLSGVIFASALTMGVVGIEKSITMIQNHEFMGFLGFCSSQ; encoded by the exons ATGGCCATGGCTACCAGAGGATTTGTGTTTTATCTTCTCTCGGGTTTCTCGGTTGCAATAACCCTCTCCGTGCTTTTCCTAAACAGCAACGTCGGTAGCCACTCTAATGAACgcatttttctttcatcttcaaaCTCTGTCACAGAAAAAGTTTGGCCC AAATTGGAGTTTAGTTGGAGAATAGTATTGGCAACAGTAATAGGATTCCTGGGATCTGCATGTGGAACGGTTGGTGGAGTTGGTGGTGGAGGCATATTTGTGCCAATGCTTACTCTGATTGTGGGATTTGATACAAAATCTGCTGCCGCCATCTCCAAATGCATGATAATGGGGGCCTCGGCATCATCAGTTTGGTACAACTTGAGAGTGCCACATCCAACCAAGGATGTGCCCATTTTGGACTATGATCTGGCCCTTCTGTTTCAGCCCATGCTGTTGCTTGGCATCACTGTTGGTGTTGCTCTCAGTGTTGTTTTTCCGTACTGGCTGATTACAGTCCTCATTATCATACTCTTCTTGGGAACCTCTTCAAGGTCTTTCTTTAAGGGCATTCAAATGTGGAAGGAAGAGACCGATTTGAAc AATGAACTCGCCAAGCAAAACGAGACTCTGGTTAATTCACATGGTGAAC TCCTAATTGATGCAGAGTATGAGCCGTTGGATCCCAGAGAAGATAAATCAGATTTG GAAATATTGCGCTTCAACCTTAGTTGGAAAAATATTCTACTTCTACTTGCTGTTTGGGCTTCTTTCCTACTTATTCAGATTGTCAAG AATGATGTCGCTCCTTGTGGCATATGGTACTGGGCACTCTTCTTCTCACAG TTTCCTATAGCCCTGGGAGTTTTTGGATATGAAGCTGTGAAGTTGTACACGGAGCACAAGAAGAGGACACAATACATCTGCGGGGCTTCGATTGAATGGACTCCAATGCATATTGCATTCTGTGCGTTCTGCGGTATCTTAGGAGGCACAGTTGGTGGCCTGCTTGGCTCTGGTGGTGGCTTCATTCTCGGCCCTCTTCTTCTTGAGATTGGTGTCATTCCCCAG GTTGCAAGTGCCACAGCAACATTTGTGATGATGTTTTCATCATCTTTATCTGTTGTGGAGTTCTATTTGCTCAAGCGATTCCCCATACCCTATG CATTGTACCTAATGGCCGTGTCTGTACTGGCCGGATTCTGGGGTCAGTATTTTATAAGAAAGCTTGTAGCAATTCTGAAAAGAGCTTCACTTATTGTGTTTCTCCTCTCTGGTGTGATCTTTGCGAGCGCTCTCACAATGG GAGTCGTTGGCATTGAGAAGAGCATTACAATGATTCAGAATCACGAGTTCATGGGATTTTTAGGATTTTGCAGCAGCCAATGA
- the LOC102622583 gene encoding pentatricopeptide repeat-containing protein At5g03800, producing MAGTVIQTENPFFQFLSCKPPAATTTAVAGDAAAPSSISLPKPKPHHLTFSTAITTQTQPPDPLVVSPSSNTKVIDVDVDSFFNSLRLSVQCGEVSLAKAIHASLIKLLLEQDTRFGNPLISAYLKLGHVSDAYKIFYGLSSPNVVSFTSLISGLAKLGREEEAIELFFRMRSEGIVPNEHSFVAILTACIRLLELELGFQIHALIVKMGCVDSVFVTNALMGLYGKFSFCLDYLLKLFDELPHKDTVSWNTVISSVVNEFEYEKAFELFRDMKRDNGFTVDYFTISTLLTACTGCFVLMEGRAVHAHAIRIGLGANLSVNNALIGFYTKCGRVKDVVALLERMPVMDIITLTEIIIAYMEFGYVDLAVEIFDKMPEKNSVSYNALLAGYCKNGKAMEALGLFVKLLEEGLVLTEFTLTSVVNACGLIKEVKLSEQIHGFVMKFGLGSNDCIEAALLDMLTRCGRMADAEKMFYRWPTDRDDSIIWTSMICGYARSGKPEHAILLFHQSQSEATVVPDEIALTSVLGVCGTLGFHEMGKQIHSYALKTGFSSDLGVANSMVSMYFKCCNMSNAIKAFNKMPSHDIVSWNGLIAGHLLHRQGDEALAVWSSMEKASIKPDAITFVLIISAYRYTNLNLVDSCRKLFLSMKTIYNIEPTSEHYASLVSVLGYWGFLEEAEETINNMPFQPKVSVWRALLDSCRIRLNTTIGKRVAKHILAMEPQDPATYILVSNLYSSSGRWHNSELVREDMREKGFRKHPSRSWIIHQNKVHSFYVRDKSHPREKDIYSGLEILILECLKAGYVPDTSFVLHEVEEHQKKDFLFYHSAKLAATYGLLTTPAGQPVRIVKNILTCGDCHSFLKYVSVVTRREIFLRDASGFHHFLNGQCSCKDYW from the coding sequence ATGGCCGGCACCGTTATCCAAACCGAAAACCCCTTCTTTCAATTCCTCTCCTGTAAACCCCCCGCTGCCACCACTACCGCCGTCGCTGGCGACGCCGCTGCACCTTCTTCTATTTCTCTACCTAAACCCAAACCTCATCATCTTACCTTCTCCACCGCCATCACCACCCAAACGCAGCCACCAGACCCGCTTGTCGTCTCTCCCTCCTCAAACACCAAAGTTATTGACGTTGATGTTGACAGCTTCTTCAATTCGCTTCGTCTGTCAGTCCAATGCGGTGAAGTTTCACTTGCCAAAGCCATACACGCTTCACTCATCAAGCTTCTGCTAGAACAAGATACCCGCTTCGGCAATCCTCTCATTTCAGCTTATCTCAAACTAGGTCATGTATCTGATGcctataaaatattttatggcCTTTCAAGCCCGAATGTTGTGTCTTTTACTTCATTGATTTCGGGGCTTGCCAAGTTGGGTCGGGAGGAGGAAGCGATCGAACTTTTCTTCAGGATGAGGAGTGAAGGCATTGTGCCTAATGAGCATAGTTTTGTTGCTATTTTGACTGCTTGTATTAGGCTTTTGGAGTTAGAGTTGGGTTTTCAAATTCATGCTTTGATAGTCAAGATGGGTTGTGTGGATAGTGTTTTTGTGACAAATGCACTTATGGGACTGTATGGAAAATTTAGCTTCTGTTTGGATTATCTGCTTAAATTGTTTGATGAATTGCCGCACAAAGATACTGTTTCGTGGAATACTGTGATTTCGAGTGTCGTTAATGAGTTTGAGTATGAGAAAGCATTTGAATTGTTTCGTGATATGAAAAGAGATAATGGATTTACAGTTGATTATTTCACAATTTCAACCCTTTTGACTGCTTGTACTGGTTGCTTTGTATTGATGGAAGGGCGAGCAGTACATGCTCATGCTATTAGAATTGGACTGGGGGCCAATTTGAGTGTCAACAATGCACTTATTGGGTTCTACACCAAGTGTGGCAGAGTAAAAGATGTGGTGGCTTTGTTAGAGAGGATGCCTGTGATGGATATTATAACTTTGACAGAGATAATTATAGCATACATGGAATTTGGATATGTGGATTTGGCTGTGGAGATATTTGATAAGATGCCAGAGAAAAATTCTGTTTCTTACAATGCCCTTTTGGCTGGATATTGTAAAAATGGCAAAGCCATGGAAGCGCTGGGTTTATTTGTCAAATTGCTTGAGGAGGGTCTTGTTTTAACAGAGTTCACTTTGACTAGTGTTGTTAATGCTTGTGGGCTGATCAAGGAAGTGAAGCTGAGTGAGCAGATTCATGGGTTTGTTATGAAGTTTGGTTTAGGTTCAAATGATTGCATTGAAGCAGCATTGCTTGATATGTTGACAAGGTGTGGGAGGATGGCAGATGCTGAGAAGATGTTTTACCGGTGGCCAACAGACCGGGATGATTCTATTATTTGGACATCAATGATATGTGGATATGCTCGAAGCGGGAAGCCAGAACATGCAATTTTACTTTTCCACCAAAGTCAATCAGAAGCAACCGTGGTTCCTGATGAAATTGCATTAACTTCTGTTCTAGGCGTCTGTGGAACTTTAGGGTTTCATGAGATGGGAAAACAAATTCACAGTTACGCTCTTAAGACAGGGTTTTCATCTGATTTAGGAGTTGCAAATTCCATGGTTAGCATGTATTTTAAGTGTTGCAACATGAGTAATGCAATTAAGGCATTCAATAAAATGCCATCACACGATATAGTTTCATGGAATGGTTTGATCGCCGGCCATCTTCTTCACCGACAGGGTGATGAAGCCTTGGCTGTGTGGTCAAGTATGGAGAAAGCAAGCATAAAGCCGGATGCAATAACTTTTGTGTTAATTATTTCCGCTTACAGATatactaacttaaatttaGTTGATAGTTGTCGTAAGTTGTTTTTATCTATGAaaacaatttataatattgagcCTACTTCAGAACATTATGCGTCATTGGTTAGTGTTTTGGGGTACTGGGGATTCCTTGAAGAAGCAGAAGAAACCATCAACAACATGCCTTTTCAGCCCAAGGTTTCAGTTTGGCGAGCTTTGCTTGATAGTTGTAGAATCCGTTTGAATACAACCATCGGAAAGCGGGTTGCAAAGCATATACTTGCTATGGAACCACAGGATCCTGCTACATATATACTTGTATCAAATTTGTATTCATCATCTGGTAGATGGCATAACTCTGAGCTGGTCAGGGAGGATATGCGAGAGAAGGGATTTCGGAAACACCCAAGTCGAAGTTGGATCATTCATCAGAATAAGGTACATTCATTCTATGTAAGAGATAAATCGCATCCACGAGAGAAAGACATCTATAGTGGTTTAGAAATACTTATCTTAGAGTGCCTAAAAGCTGGATACGTGCCGGACACTAGCTTTGTTCTTCATGAAGTAGAAGAGCATCAGAAGAAGGATTTCCTCTTCTATCATAGTGCAAAACTAGCAGCAACCTACGGGCTTCTAACGACCCCCGCTGGACAACCCGTTCGGATAGTGAAGAACATCCTTACCTGTGGGGACTGCCACTCATTCTTGAAATATGTTTCCGTTGTCACTAGAAGAGAAATCTTTCTGAGGGATGCTTCaggatttcatcattttctgaaTGGCCAGTGTTCTTGCAAAGATTACTGGTAG
- the LOC102622873 gene encoding probable glycosyltransferase At5g03795, whose amino-acid sequence MMLMGSSSFSSSFKVLLFMIPLAVLFGFVSVMGPRASTSPVILSNHPWLWSSFSSSSSSPNNNQLKIDMVASKAKAVDLHSTVVMAGVEDQNEGLLSDPLNLNRSSSTPTTVQPAVQVQDQSNSTMEIDGLNISMSTTNKTLGVAVAAAINETHAVPMKAERKRAVTKLEKLEAGLQRARVAIKEASIGNQTQDPDFVPLGPMYWDSKAFHRSYLEMEQKFKVFVYEEGEPPVFHDGPCKSIYSMEGNFIYTMEVNKQFRTKEADKAHVFFLPFSVVKLVRFVYVRDSHDFGPIRRTVVDYVNLIAGKYPYWNRSLGADHFMLACHDWGPETSFSVPYLGKNSIRVLCNANTSEKFSPVKDVSFPEINLQTGGLTGLIGGPSPSRRSILAFFAGGVHGPIRPVLLEHWENKDEDIRVHKYLPKGVSYYEMMRKSKYCLCPSGYEVASPRVVEAIYTGCVPVLISEHYVPPFSDVLNWKSFSVALSTRDIPNLKSILTSISPRQYIRMHRRVVQVRRHFEFNSPPKRFDVFHMILHSIWLRRLNVRIQNDQSAVTS is encoded by the exons ATGATGCTGATGGGTTCATCATCgttttcttcatcatttaAGGTCTTGTTGTTTATGATTCCGCTGGCAGTGTTGTTTGGGTTTGTTTCTGTGATGGGTCCGAGAGCTTCAACGTCTCCGGTTATTTTGTCTAACCATCCTTGGTTGTGGTCAagtttttcttcctcttcttcttcgcCTAATAATAATCAGCTGAAAATTGATATGGTTGCTTCCAAAGCAAAGGCAGTTGATTTGCATTCAACAGTGGTGATGGCGGGTGTTGAAGATCAAAACGAAGGTCTCTTGTCTGACCCTCTTAATCTGAACCGCTCTTCTTCAACCCCAACTACTGTACAACCTGCAGTACAAGTTCAAGATCAATca AATAGTACAATGGAGATAGACGGGTTGAATATTAGCATGAGTACTACTAATAAGACTCTCGGTGTTGCTGTTGCTGCTGCCATAAATGAAACTCACGCTGTTCCAATGAAAGCAGAGCGAAAAAGAGCGGTCACCAAATTGGAAAAGCTGGAAGCTGGGCTACAAAGAGCAAGAGTTGCTATCAAAGAAGCTTCAATTGGAAATCAAACTCAGGATCCTGATTTTGTTCCACTAGGCCCTATGTATTGGGATTCCAAAGCCTTTCACAG GAGCTATTTGGAAATGGAACAGAAGTTTAAGGTCTTTGTCTATGAAGAAGGAGAGCCACCTGTATTTCATGATGGTCCATGCAAAAGCATATACTCCATGGagggaaattttatttatacgaTGGAGGTTAACAAGCAGTTCCGGACCAAAGAAGCTGATAAAGCACATGTATTTTTCCTTCCCTTTAGTGTGGTAAAGCTGGTCCGATTTGTCTATGTCCGTGATTCGCATGACTTTGGTCCAATTAGAAGGACCGTCGTTGATTATGTCAATCTTATTGCTGGAAAATACCCCTACTGGAATCGAAGCCTTGGTGCTGATCATTTCATGCTTGCTTGCCACGATTGG GGGCCGGAAACTTCTTTTTCTGTTCCTTATCTAGGGAAAAACTCCATCAGGGTCTTATGCAACGCAAATACTTCTGAAAAGTTCAGTCCAGTCAAGGACGTATCCTTTCCAGAAATCAATCTCCAAACTGGCGGACTAACCGGTTTGATTGGTGGACCATCCCCTTCGCGACGATCAATCTTGGCTTTCTTTGCAGGAGGTGTTCATGGTCCAATTAGACCTGTTCTGCTTGAGCACTGGGAAAACAAGGATGAAGATATTAGGGTGCATAAATACCTTCCGAAAGGTGTCTCCTACTATGAAATGATGAGGAAAAGTAAGTATTGCCTTTGCCCGAGTGGTTACGAAGTTGCAAGCCCTAGAGTTGTCGAAGCCATATACACGGGTTGTGTTCCGGTACTTATTTCAGAACATTATGTGCCACCATTCAGCGATGTTTTAAATTGGAAGTCATTTTCTGTTGCACTTTCAACAAGAGATATTCCTAACCTGAAGAGTATATTGACGAGTATATCGCCAagacagtacataagaatgcATCGGAGAGTTGTGCAGGTAAGAAGACATTTCGAGTTCAATTCTCCTCCCAAGCGATTTGATGTCTTTCACATGATTCTTCATTCCATTTGGCTTAGAAGACTAAATGTTAGAATCCAGAATGATCAAAGTGCTGTGACCagttaa
- the LOC102618632 gene encoding late embryogenesis abundant protein ECP63 — protein MASRQEKLERAEAGARVAAADLRDINRERENERAAAAAYVVETEQGKGLHQEERPGVIGSVLKAVTGTLENVKEAVVGKSHEAAETAREGTESAAEKAEEYKDYTTEKAREKLDDNGEKAKETKESAKGKVGEYKDDAADKAKEAKDKTLGKTGEYKDYTAEKARETKDSALQKAKGAKDYTAEKAQEAKDKTLGKAGEYKDYSAEKARETKDSGMQKAGEYKDYTAEQAVQGKDTTVSKLGELKDSAADAARKAMDFLTGKKEEVKQKTEETGEAAKEKLSETEEAARQKMEEMKLKGEEHKNEADHRADESEHTGEYVRGNPSKGKGGIFSTLTDAIKSKLTMPTDVVEETRAAREEGGAGRREVPEDAEKVEIKAV, from the exons ATGGCGTCAAGACAAGAAAAATTGGAGAGAGCAGAGGCAGGAGCGAGAGTAGCAGCTGCTGACCTGAGAGACATTaacagagaaagagaaaacGAACGAGCAGCAGCTGCGGCTTACGTGGTGGAGACGGAGCAGGGGAAGGGGCTGCATCAAGAAGAGAGGCCTGGCGTTATTGGGTCGGTTCTGAAGGCTGTTACGGGAACGCTGGAGAATGTCAAAGAAGCTGTAGTGGGTAAGAGCCACGAAGCTGCAGAGACAGCGAGAGAAGGAACTGAATCGGCTGCTGAGAAGGCGGAGGAGTACAAGGACTACACTACGGAGAAGGCTAGGGAGAAGCTGGACGACAATGGAGAGAAAGCAAAGGAGACGAAGGAGTCTGCGAAAGGGAAGGTGGGAGAGTACAAGGATGACGCGGCTGATAAGGCTAAGGAGGCAAAGGATAAGACTCTGGGAAAGACTGGGGAGTACAAAGATTACACTGCAGAGAAGGCAAGAGAGACCAAGGACTCTGCATTGCAGAAGGCGAAAGGAGCCAAGGATTATACCGCTGAGAAGGCGCAGGAGGCCAAGGACAAAACGCTGGGAAAGGCTGGGGAGTACAAAGATTATTCAGCGGAGAAGGCGAGGGAGACCAAGGACTCGGGAATGCAGAAGGCAGGGGAGTACAAGGATTACACTGCTGAGCAAGCTGTACAAGGGAAAGACACTACGGTTAGTAAGCTTGGTGAGCTGAAGGATTCGGCAGCTGATGCTGCCAGAAAGGCAATGGATTTCTTGACAGGCAAGAAAGAGGAAGTTAAGCAAAAGACCGAAGAGACTGGAGAGGCTGCCAAG GAGAAATTGAGTGAAACAGAGGAGGCGGCGAGACAGAAAATGGAAGAGATGAAGCTGAAAGGTGAAGAGCACAAAAATGAAGCCGATCACAGGGCAGATGAAAGTGAGCACACAGGAGAATATGTTAG GGGAAATCCTTCAAAGGGGAAGGGTGGCATTTTTAGTACGTTGACGGACGCCATCAAGAGCAAGCTGACAATGCCGACGGACGTGGTGGAGGAGACAAGGGCAGCTCGGGAGGAGGGTGGCGCAGGCAGAAGAGAAGTGCCCGAGGATGCCGAGAAAGTCGAAATCAAAGCAGTATAA